Proteins found in one Pirellulales bacterium genomic segment:
- a CDS encoding serine/threonine-protein kinase → MPTAVDDRDLRLSKLLVELTDAQQAGRGATLDETVAAHPDLADELRELWGAVMLADAVASHVSDAKEAAISPSQAPTVALSTPRVALPARLGDYELLEELGRGGMGVVYRARQISLDRIVAVKMILRGQLATAADRARFRAEAEAAAKLDHPNIVPVYEVGDLDGQPYFSMKFVAGTTLARQLADGPLEPREAAALLVPVAKAIHFAHRHGLLHRDLKPSNILIDDEGQPHVTDFGLAKRITDQHGPTLTGAIVGTPSYMSPEQADGRRGVIGPASDVYSLGTILYQMLTGRPPFQTASPVDTLLMVLEQDPVPPRMLNARADRDLEMIALKCLQKPAQLRYPSAERLAADLNAYLSGEPVSARSGGFTQVIARVFRETHHAPLLENWGLLWMWHSVVLLGLCLATNLLVWQHVASRWPYLWIWAGGFAVWAPIFWALRRRAGPVTFIERQIAHLWGAAVIASVELFVIEWLLRLPVLKLSPVLGLISGMVFVVKAGILSGEFYVQAVASFLTAGVMALWPEFGHTIFGIVTGICFFAPGLKYYRQRRVQAAG, encoded by the coding sequence ATGCCCACCGCCGTCGACGATCGCGATCTTCGCCTCTCCAAGCTGCTGGTTGAATTGACCGATGCCCAGCAGGCGGGACGTGGCGCGACGCTCGATGAGACGGTTGCCGCGCATCCCGATCTCGCCGACGAGCTGCGGGAACTGTGGGGCGCGGTGATGCTCGCCGACGCGGTAGCCTCGCATGTGTCCGATGCCAAAGAAGCCGCCATATCTCCTTCACAAGCGCCGACCGTGGCACTATCCACGCCGCGCGTCGCGTTGCCTGCCCGCCTTGGCGACTACGAATTATTGGAAGAACTTGGCCGCGGCGGCATGGGAGTCGTGTATCGAGCCCGGCAGATCAGTCTCGATCGAATTGTGGCGGTGAAGATGATTTTGCGCGGCCAACTGGCCACCGCTGCCGATCGGGCGAGGTTTCGAGCCGAGGCCGAAGCGGCGGCGAAATTGGATCATCCGAATATCGTGCCGGTGTATGAAGTCGGCGATCTCGATGGCCAGCCCTATTTCAGTATGAAATTCGTGGCCGGCACGACGCTCGCCCGGCAATTGGCCGACGGACCGCTCGAGCCGCGCGAGGCGGCGGCGCTGTTGGTGCCGGTGGCCAAGGCGATCCACTTCGCGCATCGGCATGGGCTGCTGCATCGCGATCTAAAGCCGTCGAATATCTTGATCGACGACGAAGGCCAGCCGCACGTGACCGATTTCGGCCTCGCGAAGCGGATCACCGATCAACACGGCCCGACGCTCACCGGCGCGATCGTCGGCACGCCGAGCTACATGTCGCCCGAGCAAGCCGATGGCCGCCGCGGCGTGATCGGCCCGGCAAGCGATGTGTATAGCTTGGGCACGATTCTGTATCAGATGCTCACCGGCCGGCCGCCGTTTCAAACCGCCTCGCCGGTCGACACGCTGCTGATGGTGCTCGAGCAAGACCCGGTGCCGCCGCGGATGTTGAACGCCCGGGCCGATCGCGATCTGGAAATGATCGCGCTGAAATGTCTGCAAAAGCCGGCTCAACTGCGTTATCCATCGGCCGAACGTTTGGCGGCGGATTTGAACGCCTATCTATCGGGCGAACCGGTGTCGGCCCGCAGCGGCGGGTTCACGCAAGTGATCGCCCGCGTGTTCCGCGAGACGCACCATGCGCCGCTGTTGGAGAATTGGGGACTATTGTGGATGTGGCACAGCGTCGTGCTGCTCGGGCTATGCCTGGCGACGAACCTGTTGGTGTGGCAGCATGTGGCGTCGCGCTGGCCGTATCTATGGATTTGGGCCGGCGGATTCGCCGTGTGGGCGCCGATCTTTTGGGCCCTGCGGCGGCGGGCCGGCCCGGTGACGTTCATCGAGCGGCAGATCGCGCACCTGTGGGGGGCGGCGGTGATTGCCAGCGTCGAATTGTTCGTGATCGAATGGCTGCTGCGGTTGCCGGTGTTGAAGCTCTCGCCGGTGCTGGGGTTGATCAGTGGGATGGTGTTCGTCGTGAAGGCGGGCATCTTGAGCGGCGAGTTTTACGTGCAGGCCGTCGCATCGTTTCTCACCGCCGGCGTGATGGCCCTCTGGCCGGAGTTCGGCCACACGATCTTCGGCATCGTTACCGGAATCTGCTTTTTCGCCCCCGGCTTGAAGTATTATCGCCAGCGCCGAGTGCAGGCAGCGGGATAA
- a CDS encoding sigma-70 family RNA polymerase sigma factor — MWPNSDETQELLAAARGGDTTAVNRLLDRHRAALRRMIDLRMDRGIGRRIDASDIVQDVLLDAHRRLEEYLAHPAMPFHLWLRHMARDRLIDAHRRHRVAARRSVDREQPLVAPAKLDQSTLDLAAELVDPELTPAAAATWHELQVRFQQALEHMDEQDREVVLLRHFEHLSNGDVAQVLGLSEPAAGMRYLRAMRRLRAHLEKTAGGKPEAEGDQTDDRPQPS, encoded by the coding sequence ATGTGGCCCAATTCCGATGAAACGCAAGAACTCTTGGCCGCGGCGCGCGGCGGCGATACGACGGCCGTGAATCGGCTGCTCGATCGGCATCGGGCGGCCCTGCGGCGGATGATCGATCTGCGGATGGATCGCGGCATCGGCCGGCGGATCGATGCCAGCGACATCGTGCAGGATGTGTTGCTCGACGCGCATCGGCGGCTGGAAGAATATCTGGCCCATCCGGCGATGCCGTTTCATCTTTGGCTGCGGCATATGGCCCGCGATCGCTTGATCGATGCCCATCGGCGGCATCGTGTCGCGGCTCGGCGGAGCGTCGATCGCGAACAGCCGCTCGTAGCCCCGGCGAAGCTCGACCAATCGACGCTCGACCTGGCGGCCGAATTGGTCGATCCCGAGCTCACGCCCGCCGCCGCCGCGACGTGGCACGAACTGCAAGTACGGTTTCAGCAGGCCCTGGAACACATGGACGAGCAGGATCGCGAAGTGGTGTTGCTGCGGCATTTCGAGCACCTCTCGAATGGCGACGTGGCGCAAGTGCTCGGCCTCAGCGAACCCGCCGCCGGCATGCGCTACCTGCGCGCCATGCGCCGCCTGCGGGCGCATCTCGAAAAGACCGCAGGCGGCAAGCCGGAAGCCGAAGGAGACCAAACCGACGACCGTCCGCAGCCGTCCTAA
- a CDS encoding right-handed parallel beta-helix repeat-containing protein, translating to MRCLILAVAAATGLYALPAAGRDIFVNNRAGDDHFDGRFATQGGSAGPVQSLAKALRLADSGDRIIVANTGVPYHESVSLSGPRHSGFSFKPLVIDGNGATLDGSAPAGGWRSAGGNVFRMRPTHMAFGMLFLQGQPLARVAATPAEEMPPLLKPLEWTLHDGWIYFCVEPGRLPQQYSLSYAQLQVGLTLYKVEQLVITNLVVQGFELDGINCQDVGSGTTLDHITARWNGRSGIAVCGASHATLDGCLVEGNGQSQLHIEGPSVTSAVGCELIPKSAPNWLIHGGRLLIDGREVGE from the coding sequence ATGCGATGCTTGATTCTGGCGGTTGCGGCGGCGACCGGTTTGTATGCCCTTCCGGCCGCGGGGCGCGATATCTTCGTGAACAATCGCGCCGGCGACGACCATTTCGATGGCCGATTCGCGACACAAGGCGGCTCCGCGGGGCCGGTTCAGTCGCTCGCCAAAGCGCTGCGGCTGGCCGACTCGGGCGATCGCATCATCGTGGCCAACACCGGCGTGCCGTATCACGAATCGGTCAGTCTTTCCGGCCCGCGGCATAGCGGGTTCAGCTTCAAGCCGCTGGTGATCGACGGCAACGGCGCGACACTCGACGGCTCGGCCCCGGCCGGGGGTTGGCGGTCGGCCGGCGGCAACGTGTTTCGCATGCGGCCGACGCACATGGCTTTCGGAATGCTTTTCCTTCAAGGCCAACCGCTGGCTCGCGTTGCGGCGACCCCGGCGGAAGAAATGCCGCCGCTATTGAAGCCGCTGGAGTGGACGCTCCACGATGGCTGGATTTATTTCTGCGTCGAGCCGGGCCGATTGCCGCAGCAATATTCGCTGAGCTATGCCCAATTGCAGGTCGGGCTGACGCTCTACAAAGTCGAGCAACTGGTGATCACGAATCTCGTCGTGCAAGGCTTCGAGCTCGACGGGATCAATTGCCAGGATGTCGGCAGCGGCACGACGCTCGACCACATCACCGCCCGGTGGAACGGCCGTAGCGGCATTGCCGTATGCGGCGCTTCGCACGCCACGCTCGACGGCTGCCTTGTCGAAGGCAACGGCCAGAGCCAACTGCACATCGAGGGGCCGAGCGTCACGAGCGCCGTCGGCTGCGAACTGATTCCCAAATCGGCGCCGAATTGGCTGATCCACGGTGGCCGGCTATTGATCGATGGCCGCGAAGTGGGGGAGTGA